In Campylobacter concisus, a single window of DNA contains:
- a CDS encoding Rrf2 family transcriptional regulator codes for MQVGIKFSTAIHVVLAACFFKEEKVTSEFIASSINTNPVIVRRLLGTLKAAGLVNVVAGVGGVSLAKEPKDITLLQIFNAVNDKEKLFKIHSDSPKACPLGSKIEGLLTGHFLKAQEALEDSLRSITLQ; via the coding sequence ATGCAAGTAGGGATTAAGTTTTCAACCGCGATCCATGTAGTTTTAGCAGCTTGTTTTTTCAAAGAAGAAAAAGTCACGAGCGAATTTATAGCAAGTAGTATAAACACGAATCCGGTCATAGTTAGGCGCCTGCTCGGTACTCTAAAGGCTGCAGGACTCGTGAATGTCGTAGCTGGAGTTGGTGGAGTGAGTCTTGCGAAAGAGCCAAAAGATATAACCCTCCTTCAAATTTTTAACGCAGTAAATGATAAAGAAAAACTTTTTAAGATCCACTCTGACTCACCTAAAGCCTGCCCACTTGGTAGCAAGATCGAGGGACTTTTAACTGGTCACTTCCTAAAAGCACAAGAAGCTTTAGAGGATAGTTTAAGAAGCATTACTTTACAAG